From Bacillus basilensis, a single genomic window includes:
- the lytS gene encoding two-component system sensor histidine kinase LytS translates to MLNLVLMMIERVGLIVILGFLLSHIKTFRRLLHKQDGYVDKLKLICIFSVFTIVSNYTGIEIAGNTIMNENWLQGVSSSSTIANTRIMGVGISGLLGGPIVGIGVGSIAGIHRYMLGGTTALSCAISSILAGIITGYIGYIFKRYNRTITPKFSAVLSVFIVSLEMIMILLIVEDGMSIVKTIAIPMILVNSFGSFILLSMIQAILRQEENAKALQTHKVLRIADKTLPYFRQGLTEESCKHVAQIIHRFTGTDAVSLTDTEKILAHVGLASDHHIPSHSLITGLSKEVLNTGKIMKAKSREVINCQHEGCPLQAAIVIPLTSHGNTIGTLKLYFKNPNQLSRVEEELAEGLAKIFSTQLELGEAELQSKLLQDAEIKALQAQINPHFLFNAINTVSALCRTDVEKARKLLLQLSVYFRCNLQGARQLLIPLEQELNHVQAYLSLEQARFPNKYEVKMYIEDELKITLVPPFVLQLLVENALRHAFPKKQPVCEVEVHVFEKEGMVHFEVKDNGQGIEEERLEQLGRMVVSSKKGTGTALYNINERLIGLFGKETMLHIESELNEGTEITFVIPKKIGEEERVVKSISS, encoded by the coding sequence ATGCTAAATTTAGTACTTATGATGATTGAACGCGTCGGACTTATTGTTATTTTAGGGTTTTTACTTTCGCATATTAAAACGTTCAGGCGCCTTCTTCATAAGCAAGACGGATATGTAGATAAGCTTAAACTTATTTGTATTTTTTCGGTGTTTACAATTGTAAGCAATTACACAGGAATTGAAATAGCAGGAAATACGATTATGAATGAAAATTGGCTACAAGGCGTTTCTTCATCGAGCACAATCGCGAATACACGTATTATGGGTGTTGGAATTAGTGGATTACTTGGCGGACCTATCGTCGGAATTGGAGTAGGATCAATTGCTGGTATTCACCGTTATATGCTTGGTGGGACGACAGCGCTAAGTTGTGCAATCTCTTCAATTTTAGCGGGGATTATAACAGGTTATATCGGATACATTTTTAAAAGATATAATCGTACAATTACGCCTAAATTTTCAGCGGTTTTAAGTGTTTTTATCGTTTCTTTAGAAATGATTATGATCCTATTAATTGTAGAGGATGGAATGAGTATTGTGAAAACAATTGCGATACCGATGATCCTTGTAAATAGTTTTGGAAGTTTTATTTTACTTTCTATGATACAAGCTATTTTGCGCCAGGAAGAGAACGCAAAGGCACTTCAGACTCATAAGGTATTACGTATTGCAGATAAAACGTTACCGTATTTTCGCCAAGGCTTAACAGAAGAGTCATGTAAGCATGTGGCACAAATTATTCACCGCTTTACAGGGACAGATGCAGTATCCTTAACAGATACAGAGAAAATATTGGCTCACGTTGGATTAGCATCAGATCACCATATTCCTTCACATAGTTTAATAACTGGTTTGTCGAAAGAAGTGTTAAATACAGGGAAAATAATGAAAGCAAAATCACGTGAGGTTATTAATTGTCAACACGAAGGCTGTCCTTTGCAAGCTGCTATCGTTATTCCACTAACTTCACATGGAAATACGATAGGGACATTAAAACTATATTTCAAAAATCCTAACCAGTTAAGTCGTGTGGAAGAGGAATTAGCAGAAGGATTAGCAAAAATATTCTCTACACAACTTGAATTAGGTGAAGCTGAGTTGCAAAGCAAATTATTGCAAGATGCGGAAATAAAAGCATTACAAGCACAAATTAACCCACACTTTTTATTTAATGCGATTAATACAGTATCAGCTTTATGCCGAACAGATGTAGAAAAGGCAAGGAAGTTATTATTACAGCTTAGCGTGTATTTCCGTTGTAATTTGCAAGGGGCACGTCAGTTATTGATTCCACTAGAACAAGAATTAAACCATGTACAGGCATACCTATCACTAGAACAAGCAAGGTTCCCAAATAAGTATGAAGTAAAGATGTATATTGAGGATGAGCTAAAGATAACCTTAGTACCACCATTTGTTCTTCAACTATTGGTTGAAAATGCATTGCGACATGCTTTTCCGAAGAAGCAACCAGTATGCGAGGTGGAAGTGCATGTCTTTGAAAAAGAGGGTATGGTTCACTTTGAAGTAAAAGATAATGGACAAGGAATTGAGGAAGAACGTTTAGAACAATTAGGAAGAATGGTAGTTTCGTCAAAGAAAGGGACAGGAACAGCTTTATATAATATTAATGAACGTCTTATTGGGTTATTTGGGAAAGAAACGATGCTTCATATCGAAAGTGAATTAAATGAGGGGACAGAGATTACTTTTGTTATTCCAAAAAAGATAGGGGAGGAAGAGCGGGTTGTTAAAAGTATTAGTAGTTGA
- a CDS encoding LytTR family DNA-binding domain-containing protein translates to MLKVLVVDDEMLARDELKYLLERTKEVEIIGEADCVEDALEELMKNKPDIVFLDIQLSDDNGFEIANILKKMKNPPAIVFATAYDQYALQAFEVDALDYILKPFDEERIVQTLKKYKKQKQSQIETKQEIKGTDVTAEMHKLALPIEESIVLVNIEDIVYVGLVDGKVTVKTMRETYVTHDTLVILEKKLPQASFMRVHRSFIANINHITEIQPWFNSTYNLIMKEGSKVPVSRTYAKELKKLLRI, encoded by the coding sequence TTGTTAAAAGTATTAGTAGTTGACGATGAAATGTTAGCACGTGATGAACTAAAGTATCTATTAGAGAGAACGAAAGAAGTTGAGATAATAGGTGAGGCTGATTGTGTAGAAGACGCATTAGAAGAGTTGATGAAAAATAAACCAGATATTGTGTTTCTAGATATTCAGCTATCCGATGATAACGGATTTGAAATCGCGAATATATTAAAGAAGATGAAAAATCCACCTGCAATTGTATTTGCTACTGCCTATGATCAGTATGCGCTGCAAGCATTTGAAGTAGACGCGTTAGATTACATTTTAAAACCATTTGATGAAGAGCGTATTGTACAAACATTAAAGAAGTATAAAAAACAAAAACAATCGCAAATAGAAACAAAGCAAGAAATAAAGGGTACAGATGTAACAGCAGAGATGCATAAATTAGCATTACCAATTGAAGAATCAATCGTACTTGTTAATATTGAAGATATTGTATATGTAGGGCTTGTAGATGGAAAAGTGACAGTAAAAACAATGAGGGAAACGTATGTAACACACGATACACTTGTAATTTTGGAAAAGAAGTTGCCACAAGCAAGTTTTATGCGTGTCCATCGTAGCTTTATTGCAAATATTAATCATATTACTGAAATTCAGCCATGGTTCAATTCTACTTATAATTTAATCATGAAAGAAGGATCGAAAGTACCTGTTAGCCGTACATATGCAAAAGAACTCAAGAAGCTGCTTCGTATTTAA
- a CDS encoding efflux RND transporter permease subunit, with translation MNKIINFSLKNKFAVWLLTIIVTIAGIYSGLNMKLETIPDITTPVVTVTTVYPGATPEEVADKISKPMEEQLQNLSGVNVVSSSSFQNASSIQVEYDFDKNMEKAETEIKEALANVKLPEGVQDPKVSRVNFNAFPVISLSVASKSESLATLTENVEKNVVPGLKGLDGVASVQISGQQVDEVQLVFKKDKMKELGLSEDTVKNVIKGSDVSLPLGLYTFKDTEKSVVVDGNITTIKALKELKIPAVPSSPSGQGSQNAGAGTQMPQMNPAAMNGIPTVTLDEIADIKEVGKAESISRTNGKEAIGIQIVKAADANTVDVVNAVKDKVKELEKKYKDLEIISTFDQGAPIEKSVETMLSKAIFGAIFAIVIIMLFLRNIRTTLISVVSIPLSLLIAVLVIKQMDITLNIMTLGAMTVAIGRVVDDSIVVIENIYRRMSLSEEKLRGKDLIREATKEMFIPIMSSTIVTIAVFLPLGLVKGMIGEMFLPFALTIVFALLASLLVAVTIVPMLAHSLFKKESMREKEVHHEEKPSKLANGYKRILAWALNHKIITSSIAVLLLVGSLALVPIIGVSFLPAEEEKMIIATYNPEPGQTLEDVEKIATKAEKHFQNNKDVKTIQFSLGGENPMSPGQSNQAMFFVQYDNDTKNFEKEKEQVVKDLQKMSGKGEWKNQDFGAGGGSNEIKLYVYGDSSEEITPVVKDIQNIMKKNKDLKDIDSSIAKTYAEYTLVADQEKLSKMGLTAAQIGMGLSNQHDRPVLTTIKKDGKDVNVYVEAEKQNYETIDDLTNRKLTTPLGNEVAVKDVMTVKEGETSNTVKHRDGRVYAEVSAKLTSDDVSKASAAVQKEVDKMDLPSGVDVSMGGVTKDIEESFKQLGLAMLAAIAIVYFVLVVTFGGALAPFAILFSLPFTIIGALVALLISGETLSVSAMIGALMLIGIVVTNAIVLIDRVIHKENEGLSTREALLEAGATRLRPILMTAIATIGALIPLALGFEGSGLISKGLGVTVIGGLTSSTLLTLLIVPIVYEVLSKFKKKKAK, from the coding sequence ATGAACAAAATCATTAATTTCTCGTTAAAAAATAAGTTCGCAGTTTGGCTACTAACCATTATTGTTACCATTGCAGGTATTTATTCTGGGCTTAATATGAAGCTGGAAACAATTCCTGATATAACAACACCGGTTGTAACAGTAACTACGGTTTATCCTGGTGCTACACCAGAAGAAGTAGCTGACAAAATTTCAAAACCAATGGAAGAGCAACTACAAAATTTAAGTGGTGTAAATGTTGTTAGCTCATCATCTTTTCAAAACGCATCTTCTATTCAGGTAGAATATGATTTTGATAAAAACATGGAGAAGGCTGAAACAGAAATTAAAGAAGCTCTCGCAAATGTGAAACTGCCAGAAGGCGTACAGGACCCGAAAGTTTCACGTGTAAACTTCAATGCCTTTCCAGTTATTTCGTTAAGCGTAGCAAGTAAAAGTGAATCTTTAGCTACCTTAACTGAAAATGTAGAAAAAAATGTTGTTCCAGGATTAAAAGGACTTGATGGGGTCGCATCTGTTCAAATTTCAGGTCAACAAGTAGATGAAGTACAACTTGTCTTCAAGAAAGATAAGATGAAAGAATTAGGTTTAAGTGAAGATACTGTAAAAAATGTAATTAAAGGATCGGACGTATCTTTACCACTTGGCTTATATACATTTAAAGACACGGAAAAATCAGTTGTTGTAGATGGAAATATTACAACAATTAAAGCACTAAAAGAACTGAAAATCCCAGCTGTTCCTTCATCACCGAGTGGTCAAGGTAGTCAAAATGCTGGAGCTGGTACACAAATGCCGCAAATGAATCCAGCCGCTATGAACGGGATTCCGACAGTTACATTAGACGAAATTGCTGACATTAAAGAAGTCGGAAAAGCAGAATCTATTTCTCGAACAAATGGAAAAGAAGCAATTGGAATTCAAATTGTAAAAGCTGCTGACGCGAATACAGTTGATGTTGTAAATGCAGTGAAAGATAAAGTAAAAGAACTCGAGAAAAAATATAAAGACTTAGAGATTATTTCAACATTCGACCAAGGTGCACCTATTGAGAAATCAGTAGAAACAATGCTGAGCAAAGCCATTTTTGGTGCTATCTTTGCGATTGTTATCATTATGCTGTTCCTACGAAATATCCGAACAACATTAATCTCTGTCGTTTCCATACCACTTTCTTTATTAATTGCTGTATTAGTCATAAAGCAAATGGATATTACGCTTAACATTATGACACTTGGAGCAATGACAGTCGCTATCGGGCGCGTCGTCGATGATTCCATTGTTGTTATTGAAAATATTTACCGACGTATGTCATTATCAGAGGAAAAACTACGCGGAAAAGATTTAATTCGTGAAGCTACGAAAGAAATGTTTATTCCAATTATGTCTTCTACCATTGTAACAATTGCTGTATTTTTACCGCTTGGACTAGTAAAAGGTATGATTGGTGAAATGTTCTTACCATTCGCCTTAACTATCGTCTTCGCTTTATTAGCATCATTACTAGTAGCAGTTACAATCGTACCAATGCTAGCTCATTCTTTATTTAAAAAAGAGAGCATGAGGGAAAAAGAAGTACATCATGAGGAAAAACCAAGTAAATTAGCAAATGGTTATAAACGCATACTTGCATGGGCTTTAAATCACAAAATTATTACATCAAGTATCGCTGTCCTTCTATTAGTTGGTAGCCTTGCACTTGTGCCAATTATCGGTGTAAGTTTCTTACCAGCTGAAGAAGAAAAAATGATTATTGCAACATACAACCCTGAACCAGGTCAAACATTAGAAGACGTTGAAAAAATTGCAACAAAAGCTGAAAAGCACTTCCAAAATAATAAAGACGTCAAAACAATTCAATTCTCATTAGGTGGAGAAAACCCAATGAGCCCTGGTCAATCAAATCAAGCAATGTTCTTCGTACAATATGATAATGACACGAAAAACTTTGAAAAAGAGAAAGAACAAGTCGTTAAAGATTTACAGAAGATGTCTGGAAAAGGTGAATGGAAAAACCAAGATTTCGGAGCGGGTGGCGGTAGTAATGAAATTAAGCTATACGTTTACGGAGATAGCTCTGAAGAGATTACACCTGTCGTAAAAGATATTCAAAATATCATGAAGAAAAATAAAGACTTAAAAGATATAGACTCTAGTATTGCAAAAACATATGCAGAGTACACTTTAGTCGCAGATCAAGAAAAACTAAGCAAAATGGGTCTAACGGCTGCACAAATTGGAATGGGACTTTCTAATCAGCATGATCGCCCTGTTCTGACAACAATTAAAAAAGACGGTAAAGATGTCAATGTATATGTAGAAGCTGAAAAACAAAATTATGAAACAATCGATGACTTAACAAATCGAAAACTTACAACACCACTTGGTAATGAAGTGGCTGTGAAGGATGTAATGACTGTAAAAGAAGGGGAAACTTCGAATACAGTGAAACACCGCGATGGCCGTGTTTATGCGGAAGTAAGTGCAAAACTAACATCTGATGACGTTTCAAAAGCATCTGCCGCTGTTCAAAAAGAAGTAGATAAAATGGATCTTCCTTCTGGCGTAGATGTTTCTATGGGTGGCGTTACAAAAGATATTGAAGAATCATTTAAGCAACTTGGCTTAGCGATGTTAGCTGCGATTGCCATTGTATACTTCGTTCTTGTCGTTACATTTGGCGGTGCTCTTGCACCATTCGCAATTTTATTCTCGCTACCATTTACAATTATCGGAGCTCTTGTTGCCTTATTAATCTCTGGTGAAACGTTAAGTGTATCTGCAATGATCGGTGCGCTTATGTTAATCGGTATCGTTGTAACAAACGCAATCGTGCTTATAGACCGCGTTATTCATAAAGAAAATGAAGGTCTATCAACACGTGAAGCTTTATTAGAAGCTGGTGCAACACGTCTTCGTCCTATTTTAATGACTGCAATTGCAACAATCGGGGCTCTTATCCCGCTTGCATTAGGATTTGAAGGTAGCGGCTTAATTTCTAAAGGACTTGGTGTAACAGTAATTGGTGGATTAACAAGTTCAACGTTATTAACACTTCTTATCGTTCCAATCGTTTATGAAGTATTAAGTAAGTTTAAAAAGAAAAAAGCAAAATAA
- the lrgA gene encoding antiholin-like murein hydrolase modulator LrgA: MSTKKVYSFLSQAFIFSAIMLISNIIATHLPIPMPSSVIGLVILFSLLCLKVIKLEQVESLGTALTGIIGFLFVPSGISVINSLGVMGQYFVQILTVIVVATIILLAVTGLFAQFILGKDEKETEDTKELKVVNKGRKHGKVA; this comes from the coding sequence ATGAGTACGAAAAAAGTATATAGTTTCTTATCACAAGCATTCATATTCTCAGCTATTATGTTAATTTCTAATATTATTGCAACACATTTACCAATTCCGATGCCTTCATCGGTAATCGGGTTAGTCATTTTATTTAGTCTATTATGTTTAAAAGTAATTAAATTGGAGCAAGTTGAATCACTTGGAACAGCTTTAACCGGTATTATCGGATTCCTTTTCGTCCCATCAGGTATTTCAGTTATTAATTCTCTTGGTGTAATGGGACAATATTTTGTACAAATTTTAACTGTAATTGTTGTCGCAACAATTATTTTACTCGCTGTAACAGGGTTATTTGCACAATTTATTTTAGGAAAAGATGAAAAAGAAACAGAAGATACAAAAGAATTGAAAGTAGTAAATAAAGGACGCAAGCACGGAAAGGTTGCGTAA
- the msrB gene encoding peptide-methionine (R)-S-oxide reductase MsrB, protein MKQHWPKDNAHLKEKLNEMQFYVTQENGTEPPFQNEYWNHKEEGLYVDIVSGEPLFTSFDKFDSGCGWPSFTKPVMSASVKEKMDVSHNMTRTEVRSKEGDSHLGHVFPDGPGPNGLRYCINSAALRFIPKEELEKEGYGDFLILFGNKK, encoded by the coding sequence ATTAAGCAACATTGGCCAAAGGATAATGCTCATTTAAAAGAAAAACTCAATGAGATGCAGTTTTATGTAACGCAGGAAAATGGAACAGAACCACCTTTTCAAAATGAATATTGGAATCATAAAGAAGAAGGTCTTTATGTAGACATCGTTTCAGGAGAACCTTTATTTACTTCTTTCGATAAGTTTGATAGCGGATGCGGCTGGCCTAGTTTTACAAAGCCAGTTATGTCAGCTAGTGTGAAAGAAAAGATGGATGTGAGTCATAATATGACGCGTACGGAAGTGAGAAGCAAAGAAGGGGATTCACATCTTGGACATGTATTTCCAGATGGTCCAGGACCAAATGGACTTCGCTATTGTATAAACTCAGCAGCCCTTCGATTTATTCCAAAAGAGGAATTAGAGAAAGAAGGCTATGGTGATTTTCTAATCTTGTTTGGAAATAAAAAATAA
- the lrgB gene encoding antiholin-like protein LrgB has product MASTMTPYFGIVVSLIAYGIGTLLFKHSKGFFLFTPLFVAMVLGIVFLKVGNFTFEEYNTGGKMISFFLEPATIAFAIPLYKQVDKLKKYWWQILSAIVVGSICSVIVVFIVAKAIGLDTAVMNSMLPQAATTAIALPISESIGGITAITSFAVIFNAVIVYALGALFLKTFRVKHPIAKGLALGTAGHALGVAVGIEMGEVEAAMASIAVTVVGVVTVVVIPMFMPFIG; this is encoded by the coding sequence ATGGCAAGTACAATGACTCCATATTTCGGAATCGTCGTTTCATTAATCGCATACGGAATCGGCACATTATTATTTAAGCATTCTAAAGGATTCTTCTTATTCACACCATTATTTGTGGCGATGGTATTAGGGATTGTCTTTTTAAAGGTAGGTAACTTTACTTTTGAAGAGTATAATACTGGCGGAAAAATGATTAGTTTCTTCTTAGAACCAGCAACAATTGCCTTTGCAATACCATTATATAAACAAGTTGATAAGTTAAAAAAATATTGGTGGCAAATTTTATCAGCTATCGTAGTAGGATCTATTTGTTCAGTAATTGTCGTGTTCATTGTTGCAAAAGCAATTGGTCTAGATACAGCAGTAATGAATTCAATGTTACCGCAAGCAGCAACAACAGCAATTGCGTTACCAATCTCTGAAAGTATTGGTGGTATAACAGCAATTACATCGTTTGCAGTTATTTTTAACGCAGTTATCGTATACGCATTAGGGGCATTATTCTTAAAAACATTTAGAGTGAAACATCCAATTGCAAAAGGTTTAGCGCTTGGAACAGCAGGTCACGCATTAGGAGTAGCAGTAGGAATTGAAATGGGTGAAGTAGAGGCAGCTATGGCAAGCATTGCTGTAACGGTAGTAGGGGTTGTAACAGTAGTTGTCATACCAATGTTCATGCCGTTTATTGGATAG
- a CDS encoding AI-2E family transporter, translated as MQIKNLFQSKGFQRLLVLVILALVLYGLQSMLNLILITFILTYLMDRFQKFISRKLDHFMPINRKLIIAFLYVMLIGGIAITLFKYLPVLTIQISQLIYQFNVFLRNPPDSELIKYAVNAVNHMELSKYVGQGVDILYKSITNVGKFGLQVLLSLILSLFFLLEKSRIVAFTAKFKESRLAIFYTEIEYFGKKFARSFGKVIEAQFLIAVVNCVLSVIALWILGFPQLLGLALMIFLLGLIPVAGVIISLFPLCMIAYNIGGIMYVVYILIIVTVIHALESYVLNPKFMSQKTNLPIFYTFMVLIFSEHFLGVWGLIIGIPIFIFLLDVLDVTSDEMEKDLEKNKVK; from the coding sequence ATGCAAATAAAAAACCTGTTTCAAAGCAAAGGATTTCAGAGGTTACTCGTATTAGTAATACTTGCTCTCGTGTTATACGGGCTGCAAAGTATGTTGAATTTAATTTTAATTACGTTTATTCTCACGTATTTAATGGATCGATTCCAAAAGTTTATTTCTCGTAAATTAGATCATTTTATGCCCATCAATCGAAAGCTCATTATAGCATTTCTATATGTCATGTTAATTGGTGGAATTGCTATTACGCTATTTAAATATTTACCAGTATTAACGATACAAATTTCACAATTGATTTATCAATTTAACGTATTTTTAAGAAACCCACCGGATAGTGAATTAATTAAGTATGCAGTTAATGCTGTCAATCATATGGAACTTTCTAAATATGTAGGACAAGGTGTAGACATTTTGTATAAATCAATTACAAATGTCGGGAAGTTCGGACTTCAAGTTTTACTTTCTTTAATTTTAAGTTTATTTTTCCTGTTGGAGAAATCTCGTATCGTTGCTTTTACTGCAAAATTTAAAGAAAGCCGACTTGCAATTTTCTATACTGAAATTGAGTACTTTGGTAAGAAATTTGCACGTTCATTCGGAAAAGTAATCGAAGCACAATTTTTAATTGCAGTTGTTAACTGTGTTTTATCCGTTATTGCATTATGGATATTAGGATTCCCACAATTATTAGGTTTAGCGTTAATGATCTTCTTACTCGGTTTAATTCCAGTAGCTGGGGTTATCATTTCGTTATTCCCACTTTGTATGATTGCCTACAATATCGGCGGTATTATGTACGTTGTTTATATTTTAATTATCGTAACAGTCATTCATGCGCTTGAAAGTTATGTGTTAAATCCGAAGTTTATGTCGCAAAAAACAAACTTACCGATTTTCTATACGTTTATGGTATTAATCTTCTCAGAACACTTCTTAGGTGTATGGGGACTAATTATTGGTATTCCAATCTTCATTTTCTTATTAGATGTCTTAGATGTGACGAGTGATGAAATGGAGAAGGACTTGGAAAAAAATAAAGTGAAGTAG